TACTCCACGCAGTAAATAAAATGCACCAGGCCTTTCTTGCGGTCCGCTATGACCACCGGATTGTTGTACGTGATCATCTCTGGCGGCCTCCGCAGGCTCCCCGCGGCCGGGTTTTGTTCAGGTCTCTCCTCCAGCAGTCCGGCGATCTGCTGCGGTGTCCATGTGGCTCCCCCGTCCTCGCTTCGCCGCATGACAAGGCGGATGTCGTCCCAGTCGGAACCATTCGTGCGGCGCGCCTCCGCGTAGGCCAGCAGAGCTCCCCGAGGAGTCACGGCCAGTCCGGGAATTCGATACATGAAATAGCCGTCTTGCCCGGAGATGAAGACATCGGTCCGGGCCGGTTCAGCGGCGCCGCACAGGAGAAGAGATGCCGCCCCGGCTGCGATCCAACTCCGGCCTGCCTTGTTGACCATCGGTGATCCTCCACACCTGCCTCCCGGCTCCGAGCCGCCACCCGCCCGGCGCCAGTTCAGAAAACGTATTTCAGGGCGAGTTGAACGTTCCGGCCGCCGCTCGCTGTGAGAATCTGCCCGAAATTGGGATTGGTGGCCACAGCGTTGGGATTCCCGAGGATTTTGTGGTTCAAGGCATTAAACGCCTCCAGCCGGAACGTCAAGCGGTGGCCCTCACGGATCGGGAAGTCCTTGTGCAGCGCGCCGTCGAATGAAAACCCGGATGGGCCGCGAAGCGCATTATATCCAAGACTCCCGAATCGGCCCTCCGCGGCCGGCCGCGTGATGTCGAACGCCGCCCGGTTCAGCCAGCTCAAAGCCACGGTGTCGCGGTTGTATGGATCGGCGCCCATGACATAATCGGGACGCTGCCCGTCGACCCGACCGTTGCGCACCAGCAGCGTCCCGGCCGTCACGTTCAGGGGCAGTCCCGACCGCCATACCGGGATGCCCTGCACCGTCCAGCCGGCCAGAAGCGCCTTCCACACGGGGTTGTTTCCCATCGCCACCGCCGGAACGCGGAATGTGAAAGTCCCGACAAACCGGTGACGGAGGTCTCCGTCCTTCACCCCACGCGAGCCGCGGATGTCGTTGGGATCCTGCAGGGAGCCAAGCGTGAACGTGATGGTCCCGTCTGGAACGAAGTAGGCCGTCGCTTTCGCCCACGTGTAGTAGGCGTCGAACGACAGCCCGCGCCACAGACGCTGGTTGGCGGAAAGTTGCAGGGCATGATAGGAAATGTTGGCCGCATTTTCCAGGATGTTGACATCTCCGAACTCCGGTCTCGGACGGCGCCCCAGCGCCGGATTCACCAGGTTTACGTTCCGTGGCGAGGTCAGCTTCACGTTCCGCGTCCCCACGTAGCTTGCCTGCACTGCCAGGGCCTGATTTACCTGCGTCTGCACGCTGAAATTCCACAGCCCGCCGTAGCTGTCGCGGCGGTTGTAGTCCATGATCTGCCGGGTCACGACGAAGTTTGTCGGCAGCAGATTCGGGTTCGCCGCGATCTGGTTCACCAACGCGAACGGAAATGGATAGGCAGGGGAGAACATGGGAATGTCGGCTGGCGCGAAATCAGCGACGAAGGGGAGCCGTGGGTCCAGCGACGCCATGTCCATCAGATAAATCGGCACCTGCGGAATATAGCCCAGCGAGGCGCCCGCCCGGATCACGAGTCTTTGCTTTCCTGTCGGGTCCCACACCAGGCCCAGCCGCGGCCCCCAGTTGTTCCGGTCTGCGACGAACATATCGCTGCGCGCCGTCGGGATGAACGCCCCGAACGGATCGGAACTGGCGATGTTGAACAGACCTCGCAAGGGCGGGAAATATTCATAGCGCAGGCCCAGATTCATTTGCAGCCGCGCTGTGATGCGCCAGTCGTCCTGAACATAAAAGCCATACTGCGTGTTTTTCAGCCCTTTCCTCCCGCCGAACAGCATGCGGATCCGGTTCGGCCGGTCGGCGATCAGGTCGTTCACGTTGTTGTAAAAATGCGTCGGCTGACCCCCTTGGTCGCGGTTGTTCATGGTGACGCGGACTTCCGCCCCCATCTTCAGCGAGTGCTTGCCGCGGATGACCGACAGATTGTCGTTCAACGTGTACGTCGTGGGAATGAAGTGCAGATATCCCGGCAGCGTCAGATTCACGTTCACCCCCGCGGTGCTCACCCAGGCGGGATAGTTCTCCCGTCCCGCTTCGTACCGGAACAGGTCCGTGCGGTTGAAGCCCAGCCGGAGTTCATTGAAAACCGCCGGCGACATCGTCCAGTTTTCCTGGACCACCGCATTGTGGAACCGCGTCGGCAGAGTTTGCCGCAGCACGGGTGACAATTGCGGCGTCACGATGTCCTGGTTGTTGTAGCTGTACCGTAGCGACAGCCGGTGCCGGCCGAAATCGGCGTCGCCCCGGCTCAGATACGTATGCTCGTCGTTCACCCGGCGGTCATTGCGCCGGTGGAAGCCCACCAGCGGATTCGCCGTCGGTTCGAATTCTTTCGGAGAGAGGTCATTGAACGTCTTCTGCAAAGCCGGTGTCAACTGGGAGATCAACGCTGGCGTCGCCACGTTCCCTGTCACCTGGCTCGGGCTTCGGACCTGGGCGCCCTCGTAATTGAAAAAGAAAAACGCGCGGTTGCGGATCACCGGCCCACCCAGATTCCCTCCGAACTGGTTCCACCGCAACGACGGCCGGGCCAGCCCTGAACGGTTATTGAAAAAACTGTTCGCATCCAGCTTGTCATTGCGGAAAAAATGGAAAAGCGTCCCATGAAATTCGTTGGTTCCGCTCTTTGTTGTCACATTCAGAACGCCCCCGATGGCGCGTCCATACTCCGCCGACATCGCGCTGCCCGAAGCCTTGAATTCCTCGATCGCTTCGACACTGATCGTGTTGATCAGCGGGTTGCCTCCCGTCGCATTCCCGGTGCCTGGGACCTCGCCCAGCGACATGTCCACTCCGTCCAGCATAAGGTTGTTGCCAAATGCCGTCGCCCCGTGAAATTCAATGCCTCCGCGTCCTCCCGCGCTCGATGACGGGTTCGCCAGCACACCCGCCTGCAAGCCCACCAGTTGCTGGAAATTCCGGCCGTTCAGCGGCAGCTCGACGACCTTCGTCCGGTCCATCGTGACGCCCAGATCGGTCGTTGTCGCGTTCACGATCGGTGGCGCCGCCACCACCTCCACGCTCTCGGTCACCTGGCCCAGCTCAAGTCGAATGTCCACGCGCGGGCGCGTGCCGGTATTGACCGGAATGACAGCGGTCGTCCCGCGGCGGAATCCCTCCTGTTCCGCTTCCAGTCGATACCGGCCGGCCGGCAGAAGCGGAAACTCGTAGTAGCCCGTTTCGTTCGTGACCGTTTCCCGGGTCACGCCGGTCTCGATGTTGCGCACCTGAACACGGGCGCCCACGATGGCCGCGCCCGTCGGGTCTGTCACGTTGCCCACGAGCGAGCCGCCGCCCACCTGGCCCCAAGCTCCGAGCCATCCAGCGAGCATCGCAAGGATCAGCCTGCAGATGTGCACCCTGACGTGTGTTTTCATGGAGACTCCTTTCGACCGATAATATTATCGATAGTATGATCGAGAAAACGCGTTGTCAAGGATCTTCTGTGCTACGATGACGATGGATGCCTTCCCGCGCAGCCCGCGCACGCCGGACAACCACCGGAAGCCTTGCCGGTGAGGTCGTGCATCGCCTGTTGGAGGACATCTTCAACGGGGTTTATCCTCCGGGCGAGCGTCTCCGGGAGCTCAGAATTGCGCATGAACTGGGTGTCAGCCAGGCGACCGTGCGCGAGGCTTTGCATCAGCTCGAATCCTCCGGATTGGTTACCCGGCATCCCAACGTGGGCACCACCGTCACCCGGCTCACACCGAAAGAGATTCGCGAACGCGTCGAGCTGCGCGCATTGCTGGAAGTGATGGCGGCCCGCCTCGCGGCCGAGCGGATGGGAGAGCAGGAGTTCGCGGAACTGGAGCGGCGTCTGGCGGCGCTGGGTTCGGCGATCGTGCGCGACTCCTATTACGAGGCGGCCCAGGCCGACCTCAACTTTCACCGCTGGGTGTGGCAATGCTCGGGCAATGAAACTCTCTGCCGCGTGCTCGAACAGGTTGCTGTCCCTCTCTTTGCCTTTATCAGCGTCCTGCGGGCGAGCGGTCTCCAGCACCTGGCAGACGTGACTGCCGCCCACGAACCGCTGGTTGCCGCTCTGCGTTCAGGCGACCCGGTCAGGATTGAAGAAGCATTCACCCGTGGCGCCACAGGCTTCTATGAAGAGTTCATGGTGGAGACCCCGTCTTCCCGCAGGGCGCAGGCTTTTGGAATGCTGGAGAGACCGGCATCGGACCGCACTTCCGCTGCCCCCCGTTCGCAGGTCCTGCCTCCGGCTCAGGCGGACTGAAGCAGCTTTTCGCGATTGCCCGAAAAATGCGACGCCGGCCTGCTGATTGGCCTGCCTGCCGCCATTGTTCCGTCCTCAGCGCAAGAGAGACTTGGGTGAATTCCAAAGACCGGATTCCACGGAAACGCAAACGATCTCTGAGACGGCGCTGTGGCAGTTCCGGGCTCGAAAGAAAGCCGGGCATGCCCGGCAGCCTGCCCGGGCATCCGTGCTCCGCGCCGACTTCCGGCGGGGCTTGCCTCCTCATGGCCGCCATCCTCGGTCTCGCCCGCTGCCATGAGACCTCCCGCGTTGCCCGTTCCCGGTTTTGGCCTTGAGCGTGGATGCACGGCTCCATGCCGGGCCGTCTCGGAGGTCCGGTTTGCAAGTTGCCCCTCAGCGCGCCTCCGCCGGCGCCACTCGGCGCTGCCCCGTGATATTGTGCCTCCGTGGTCGTCAAGGATCTCTCCATCCACCCCCTGGCCGTCGCCGATCCGCCCCTGCGCAGCTCCTACGGTCTTCACGCGCCCTACGCCCTGCGCACGCTCATCCGGCTCGACACCACAGAGGGCATCTCTGGCGTCGCCGAAGCGCACGGTGGCGAGGGATCCATCGCCGCATTTCATGCCATCCGCGAGCACGTCCTCGGCATGGATCCCTTCGCGCTCCACGCACTCTGGATGCGTTGGGGCGCGGATCAGGCCGAAGGGGACCGCTCGCAGACGTGGCTCGTTCCCGGAGAAAACCCACACGACGCCCGCCGCCGCGCCTTCGCCGCTGTCGAAGCCGCCTGCCTCGACATCATCGGCAAAGCCGTGGGCAAGCCCGTGTGCGATCTGCTCGGCGGACGCGCCCGCGATGCGGCGCCTTTTTCCGCTTATCTCTTCTACAAACACTCCGGCGGCGGTGGCGAGGGAGCAGATGCGCGCGCGGACGAGTACGGTGAGTGCCTCTCACCAGAATCCATTGTCCGCCAATGCCGCCAGATGGTTGCACAATATGGCTTCCGCGAAATCAAACTGAAAGGCGGCGTCCTGGATCCCGAAATTGAAATCGAAACCATCCGCCAGTTACGCGCCGAATTCGGCCCCGATTATCCCCTCCGCATCGATCCGAATTGCGCCTGGAGCGTCGAGACCTCGGTCCGCGTCGGCCTGGCCCTGCGCGAGGAGCTGTCCGGCGGCGGCTATCTGGAAGATCCCTGCGCCGGACTCGACGGCATGGCCGAAGTCCGCCGCCGCCTTGTTGAAGCTGGCGCTGAGATCCCGCTGGCCTCGAATGTCGCCGTCACGGGCTTCGAGGACATTCTGCCTGCCTGGCGGAATCACGCCGTCCAGATCGTTCTCTCCGATCCCCATTACTGGGGCGGCATCCGCGCCGTGCAGCGTCTCGGAGATCTCTGCCGATGCCTTGGCCTTGGCCTCTCCATGCACTCGAACAATCACCTTGGGGTGAGCCTGCTCATCATGGCCCACTCCTGCTGCGCCACTCCCGCCATGGAGTTCGCCTGCGACACGCATTACCCTTGGCAGCACTCTTCGGATGAAATCCTGGCCGGCGGCCGGGTGAAATTCGAGAACGGCTGCGTCCGTGTGCCGGACCGCCCGGGGCTCGGGGCGGAGATTGATTGGGATCAGGTCGCCCGGCTCGAAGAGCGCTATCATGGTATTCCCTACCGCAGGCGCGACGACGCCGCCGAGATGCGCAAACACGTCGATCCCGCCTGGCAGCGCATCCTCCCACGCTGGTAGAGCCATTCGCTGCCGGCTACCACCCGTCTACGCCTTCCCTTCCAGCGGGTCTTTCGGAGTCCGTTGCCGTCGCCTGAGGTTCAGATGCACCGCCGCGGAAAGCCCCTCGCGTCTCTGAGGCAGGGCGGAGCCGCCTCCGCCCTGCCGCTCGGCCTCAGCTCTTTTTGGATGTGACTGCCGAGAACGAGCTCACCGCCAGCTCCACTTTGGTGCTGCCGCAATGCGGGCACTCCACCTTC
This DNA window, taken from Bryobacteraceae bacterium, encodes the following:
- a CDS encoding glucarate dehydratase; amino-acid sequence: MVVKDLSIHPLAVADPPLRSSYGLHAPYALRTLIRLDTTEGISGVAEAHGGEGSIAAFHAIREHVLGMDPFALHALWMRWGADQAEGDRSQTWLVPGENPHDARRRAFAAVEAACLDIIGKAVGKPVCDLLGGRARDAAPFSAYLFYKHSGGGGEGADARADEYGECLSPESIVRQCRQMVAQYGFREIKLKGGVLDPEIEIETIRQLRAEFGPDYPLRIDPNCAWSVETSVRVGLALREELSGGGYLEDPCAGLDGMAEVRRRLVEAGAEIPLASNVAVTGFEDILPAWRNHAVQIVLSDPHYWGGIRAVQRLGDLCRCLGLGLSMHSNNHLGVSLLIMAHSCCATPAMEFACDTHYPWQHSSDEILAGGRVKFENGCVRVPDRPGLGAEIDWDQVARLEERYHGIPYRRRDDAAEMRKHVDPAWQRILPRW